A stretch of Kaistella flava (ex Peng et al. 2021) DNA encodes these proteins:
- a CDS encoding RagB/SusD family nutrient uptake outer membrane protein: MKTTTIITISFLVMLSLWGCTRFLEEKSDLQLAVPQTIQDNQALLDQENGIVRNTASSGEFSSDNIHFTDSEYDALAHEENKRLYTWQPDHVSPSSDFGNDWQFCFAAIFTANSVLHNLETYHIENAENVKGQALALRASRFLDAAQIWCPAYSIETSGADMGLPLRLDPDMNLPSQRATVKETYKQIVEDLQQAIPLLPPTQTSPTRISKAAALGLLGRTYLYMGDYGNAAHYTEMALSLHNTLMNYNTLNPADAYPINDLNKEVIHLTTFRRTGFPKQPQVTNSLYQTYANNDLRKVIYFKMNNNGEALFKGNYTGSASNITGITTDELFLTAAESYAHLNQIPTAMKLLNDLLITRWKTGTFVDFTASTKKDALDIILQERRKELLFRGIRWADLKRLNRDGANIQLSRTVNGQNYTLPSNDLRYAIAIPEEIIAMSGIPQNKR, from the coding sequence ATGAAAACTACAACTATTATAACAATTTCTTTTTTGGTCATGCTCTCACTTTGGGGTTGCACTAGATTTCTTGAAGAGAAATCCGACCTTCAACTTGCAGTGCCACAAACCATACAGGATAACCAGGCATTACTCGATCAGGAGAATGGGATTGTAAGAAATACCGCGTCTAGTGGGGAATTTTCCTCTGACAATATTCATTTTACTGATTCTGAATATGACGCGCTCGCACACGAAGAAAATAAGCGTCTATATACATGGCAGCCAGATCATGTTTCCCCAAGCTCGGACTTTGGAAATGATTGGCAATTTTGCTTCGCTGCAATCTTCACCGCAAATAGTGTGCTCCATAATTTAGAAACCTATCATATAGAAAATGCGGAGAATGTGAAAGGTCAGGCTTTGGCGCTAAGAGCTTCACGCTTTCTCGATGCAGCACAGATATGGTGTCCAGCATATTCCATTGAAACGTCTGGGGCAGATATGGGTTTGCCATTAAGACTTGATCCTGATATGAACCTTCCATCCCAAAGGGCTACAGTAAAGGAAACATACAAGCAGATCGTTGAAGATTTACAACAAGCAATTCCTCTTTTACCTCCTACTCAGACATCGCCAACGCGAATATCAAAAGCAGCGGCTTTAGGCCTACTGGGAAGAACATACTTATATATGGGTGATTATGGAAACGCAGCACACTATACAGAGATGGCATTGTCTCTCCATAACACCTTAATGAATTACAATACGCTCAATCCCGCTGATGCTTATCCTATAAATGACCTGAACAAAGAAGTCATACATCTTACAACCTTTAGAAGAACAGGGTTTCCCAAACAGCCACAAGTAACAAACAGCTTATATCAAACCTACGCTAATAATGATCTCAGAAAGGTTATTTATTTTAAGATGAATAACAACGGTGAAGCTTTGTTTAAAGGAAACTATACAGGGAGCGCATCCAATATAACTGGAATCACAACCGACGAATTGTTTCTTACGGCAGCAGAGTCTTATGCACATCTGAATCAAATACCGACTGCAATGAAATTGCTAAATGATCTTTTGATTACAAGATGGAAAACTGGCACCTTTGTGGATTTTACAGCTTCCACAAAAAAAGATGCCCTAGATATTATTCTTCAAGAACGCAGAAAAGAACTTTTATTTAGGGGCATTCGGTGGGCAGACCTTAAACGATTAAATCGAGACGGGGCAAACATACAGCTTAGCCGCACCGTTAATGGACAGAACTATACATTGCCGTCAAATGACTTACGGTATGCAATCGCAATTCCAGAGGAAATTATTGCAATGAGTGGGATACCACAAAATAAACGATAA
- a CDS encoding helix-turn-helix domain-containing protein codes for MCRNILLFGIVFFCCAVSTAQNSVEDYYTIRKEYAQLRENNANALPAIAISIKLAKNKQNFKHLFYAYEDAALYSPDREDKLKYADSCLSTAQKTKDATMISTAYLGKGIVYYFNFRKFDKALDHYLLAAKSAEKTTDAYLQYKIKYNIGVVKSYLGYYPEALLYFHECKLFFETNLKSNLSPPLLFNNTRGYLNTIHQIMICERQLHHWEKVDRLLKETGRYRNNADFNQEKGYFLKERGIALFNKNQYEQAIDSLIIAEDMLQHKKEESHLAVTYFYLAKAYLKMNNSSLSTGYLKKVDSLFTRNEAVLPEVRKTYEILLKNKYLAISALESAHYTEQLMKADSILHHDLPNLSSRIFTEYDTKSLVAEKEKLIQAKNVRNTIITITTLLIGCLIFFLYTINQKRKKNLQSYQNIVRQYETVTTATPVTSVPTTPDRKSTYSSALIEKLLKKLEEFELTNGFIVQDITLGSLALEMQTNKTHLSYVINEHKQMTWPTYLKTLRINYITNLMLRNPTYLHYNVGVLGEMCGYKSRQQFAKQFCEIHQLSPLEFINLRTKNN; via the coding sequence ATGTGTAGAAACATTCTGCTTTTTGGTATCGTTTTTTTTTGCTGCGCAGTTTCCACTGCGCAAAATTCCGTTGAAGACTACTATACCATTCGAAAAGAGTATGCTCAACTGCGTGAAAATAATGCAAATGCACTTCCTGCAATTGCGATAAGCATCAAATTGGCAAAGAATAAGCAAAATTTTAAACATTTATTTTATGCCTATGAAGATGCAGCCTTATATTCCCCAGACCGGGAGGACAAGTTAAAGTATGCCGACAGCTGTTTATCAACCGCACAGAAAACAAAAGATGCCACGATGATCAGCACCGCTTATTTAGGAAAAGGCATTGTCTATTATTTCAATTTTCGAAAATTCGACAAAGCCCTTGACCATTATCTGCTTGCTGCCAAAAGCGCTGAAAAAACGACCGACGCCTATTTACAGTATAAAATCAAATATAACATCGGGGTCGTTAAAAGTTATCTTGGCTATTATCCGGAAGCCTTGCTCTACTTTCACGAGTGCAAGCTCTTTTTTGAAACCAACTTAAAATCCAATCTTTCCCCTCCCCTGCTATTCAATAATACGAGGGGATACCTCAACACCATCCACCAGATAATGATCTGCGAACGACAATTACACCATTGGGAAAAGGTTGATCGTTTACTAAAAGAAACCGGTCGATACCGCAACAACGCTGACTTTAATCAAGAAAAAGGCTACTTTTTAAAAGAACGCGGCATCGCACTTTTTAACAAAAACCAGTACGAGCAAGCGATAGATTCTCTTATTATAGCAGAAGATATGCTTCAGCACAAAAAAGAAGAAAGCCATCTGGCAGTCACCTACTTTTATCTCGCCAAAGCTTATTTAAAAATGAATAACAGCTCCCTTTCTACCGGATACCTCAAAAAAGTCGACTCCCTGTTTACGCGAAATGAAGCCGTACTTCCTGAAGTCCGAAAAACGTACGAAATATTGTTAAAAAATAAGTACTTAGCGATTTCAGCTCTTGAAAGCGCTCATTATACCGAGCAGTTGATGAAAGCTGATAGCATTTTGCACCACGATCTCCCGAATCTGTCCTCCCGAATCTTCACCGAATATGACACCAAAAGCCTGGTAGCCGAAAAAGAAAAACTCATACAGGCTAAAAACGTTCGAAATACAATCATCACCATCACCACTCTTCTCATCGGGTGCCTTATTTTCTTTCTCTACACAATCAATCAAAAACGGAAAAAGAATTTGCAGAGCTATCAAAATATAGTGCGCCAATATGAAACAGTTACTACTGCCACTCCGGTAACCTCAGTACCCACAACCCCCGATAGAAAATCAACGTACAGCTCGGCGCTCATTGAAAAATTGTTAAAAAAATTAGAAGAATTTGAACTTACCAATGGTTTTATTGTACAGGATATAACATTAGGAAGCCTTGCGTTAGAAATGCAAACTAATAAAACCCATTTGTCATATGTGATTAATGAACACAAACAAATGACATGGCCTACTTACCTTAAAACTTTGCGTATTAACTATATCACTAACTTAATGCTGAGAAATCCTACCTACTTGCATTACAACGTTGGGGTATTGGGTGAAATGTGTGGATACAAGTCCCGTCAGCAATTTGCAAAACAGTTTTGTGAAATTCATCAGTTATCTCCTCTTGAATTCATCAACTTAAGAACAAAAAACAATTAA